GGCGCCGCGGGAGACCTGCACGTCCAGTCCGCCGTTGCGGATGGTGCCGGCCTCGGTGCCGTCCACGAACACGCGGGCACCGTTCACGCCGCTACGGATGCTGACGGTGTAGGACGTGACGGGAGCGGGCGTGGGCGTGACGACCTGCGCGAACTCGACATTGAGGTTGGTGGTGGCGCCGCCGCGGATGGACACGGTGGTGGTGTAGTCCCGGAACCCCGGCGCCTGCACCCGCACCGGGAACGTCCCCGC
This region of Deinococcus metalli genomic DNA includes:
- a CDS encoding PEGA domain-containing protein, which gives rise to AGTFPVRVQAPGFRDYTTTVSIRGGATTNLNVEFAQVVTPTPAPVTSYTVSIRSGVNGARVFVDGTEAGTIRNGGLDVQVSRGAHEIVVIAPGFRTFLNTYNVTTNGQITINQVK